Within Actinobaculum sp. 313, the genomic segment CACCGTCACATCGAAGATAAGAGGAGAGGTGTCACCGTTATTGACGGGAACCGCTGTAACATCCACCTGCGGGCGGGATAGCGGATGAAGATCGTTCTCGCGCACCGCCTCGGCGTAATACTCATCCAAGGAATTGTTCACCGCATCCTCCACAATGGCGGCACGCCCGAAACGCGCCTCAATGACGCGTGCGGGCACGTGGCCACGGCGGAAGCCGGGAATGTTGACTTGGTCGGCGATGTCCTTGGCGGACTTGTCGATAGCAGGTTTGAACTCCTCGAACGGCACCTCTACGGTCAACTTGACCTTGGTGGGCTCGAGATTCTCGACGGAGCTCTTCACAGGGGTCTCTCCACTCAGTTAGACGAGGGGGACGGCACGCAGGCCGTCCGGCATATTTCTGGATCCGTGCCGCCCGCTGCCGGGCACTGGCCGGTGTCCACTTGTCAGTGGGCGCCGCAGCCAGCCGGTGCTGACATACGCGCATACCGCTCAATCTTACGACATCTCGCGTCTTTCCTGCGATCCAAGAACGCGAGAATGCACACACGCGCGGTTGGGTTGGAGGTGTTCCTGTGTGATTGGTCGGGGTAGCGGGACTTGAACCCGCGACCTCCCGCTCCCAAAGCGGGCGCGCTACCAAACTGCGCCATACCCCGATGCCCGGCAAATACGGGCGACGCCAATAATAGGCGAAAATGGGGGCCGCGCGCACCTTTCCGGTATACGTGTGGCTCACCACCACCAGGCCAGTCACTTCTCGGCGACGATCTCTACGCGACGGCTAGCAGCCCTGCCCTCCTCGGACACACTGCCATCCTCATTCGTCTCCGAAGCAATCGGCTCACTCTCACCCTTCCCCTCGGCAGTAATCGTCAACCCAGGAAGCTTCGAGTCAATATAACTCTTGACCGCATCAGCCCGCTGCTCCGAGAGAGTCTGATTATGAGCATCATCATCCACCGAATCCGTATGACCAGTAATCACCACCCGACTCGGCGGATCCTCCTCCCACTCCTGGATCATCTCATCAAGAATCTCATGCGCCCGATCCGTCAACTCAGCCGAATCAACCTCAAAATTCACATCACTCGACAAAGTCGTCGTCGTAGCATCCTCACCCTCAACCACCGTCGCCGCACCATCCAAGGTGCCGATCGGAGTGTAAAAGTTCAAGACTTCCGCACTGAAGCTGAGGACGGGAGCACTGGCGGGTTTTGTTGCGGAGCTGGCCGCGGGCGCAATGTAACGCTGCGGCTTGGACGTGGAAAAATCGCTGGCATCGGAGGAGTTCTCTGCCAGCGCGAAGGGTGTGATGAGGGCGCTCAGCCCGATGGCACATACTGCTGTTACCACGCGTTTCATCGGCTCACCTGTACATCGGTGATGAGTTGTTCCACGCCTGGAACCCTAATATCCACGGTTTCCACATCGTCGGGCAAAGCAGCAAAGGTGGCATAGAGCGAGACAGTGTCTCCAGCCTGCACCTGATCTGCAGCCCCCTCTAACCGCGAGCAGAGGCACCTATCCTCCTCATCATGCGCAGCCCTGTAGACCTTCTTGTTCTTCTGGTCAATCAGCTCCACGGCACTCACGTCCCTGTCAATTGTGCGCGATCTACTAAGCAGGCCCAAAGACACTTCCCTACCAGAGACATTGGTCGCCGAAAACGTGACTACTGTCAAATCGTCTGAAATGGATACGTCGTTGATATCAATGCGCACTTCTCCGTATTCAAAGGTTTGAGCATACACGTTGTACTTCCCCGTCG encodes:
- a CDS encoding OmpA family protein — protein: MKRVVTAVCAIGLSALITPFALAENSSDASDFSTSKPQRYIAPAASSATKPASAPVLSFSAEVLNFYTPIGTLDGAATVVEGEDATTTTLSSDVNFEVDSAELTDRAHEILDEMIQEWEEDPPSRVVITGHTDSVDDDAHNQTLSEQRADAVKSYIDSKLPGLTITAEGKGESEPIASETNEDGSVSEEGRAASRRVEIVAEK